Proteins from a genomic interval of Perognathus longimembris pacificus isolate PPM17 chromosome 14, ASM2315922v1, whole genome shotgun sequence:
- the Slc25a29 gene encoding mitochondrial basic amino acids transporter isoform X2 → MRKVRLQVQSAEKPRYRGTLHCFQSIIKQESVLGLYKGLGSPLMGLTFINALVFGVQGNTLRVLGHDSPLHQFVAGAAAGAIQCVICCPMELAKTRLQLQAAGPARAYRGSLDCLAQIYRREGLRGVNRGMVSTLLRETPSFGVYFLTYDALTRALGCEPGARLLVPKLLLAGGTAGIASWLSTYPVDVVKSRLQADGVQGAPRYRGLLDCARQSYAAEGWRVFTRGLASTLLRAFPVNAATFATVTAVLGCARGPAPAPAPEHDEAAPGPALAQPSGL, encoded by the exons ATGAGGAAG gtgCGGCTGCAGGTGCAGAGCGCGGAGAAGCCCCGTTACCGAGGGACCCTGCACTGCTTCCAGTCCATCATCAAGCAGGAGAGT gtgctgggcttgtACAAAGGCCTGGGCTCGCCCCTCATGGGGCTCACCTTCATCAACGCGCTGGTGTTCGGGGTGCAGGGCAACACCCTCCGCGTGCTGGGCCACGACTCCCCGCTCCACCAGTTcgtggcgggggcggcggcgggcgccatCCAGTGCGTCATCTGCTGCCCCATGGAGCTGGCCAAGACGCGGCTGCAGCTGCAGGCGGCGGGCCCGGCGCGCGCCTACCGCGGCTCCCTGGACTGCCTGGCCCAGATCTACCGGCGGGAGGGGCTGCGGGGCGTCAACCGGGGCATGGTGTCCACGCTGCTGCGCGAGACGCCCAGCTTCGGCGTCTACTTCCTCACCTACGACGCGCTGACGCGCGCGCTGGGCTGCGAGCCGGGCGCCCGCCTGCTGGTGCCCAAGCTGCTGCTGGCGGGCGGCACGGCGGGCATCGCCTCCTGGCTCTCCACCTACCCCGTGGACGTGGTCAAGTCGCGGCTGCAGGCCGACGGGGTGCAGGGCGCCCCGCGCTACCGCGGCCTGCTGGACTGCGCGCGCCAGAGCTACGCGGCCGAGGGCTGGCGCGTGTTCACGCGGGGGCTCGCCTCCACGCTGCTGCGCGCCTTCCCCGTCAACGCCGCCACCTTCGCCACCGTCACCGCCGTGCTGGGCTgcgcccggggccccgcgcccgcgcccgcgcccgagCACGACgaggccgccccgggccccgcgctggCGCAGCCCTCGGGCCTGTGA
- the Slc25a29 gene encoding mitochondrial basic amino acids transporter isoform X1, giving the protein MALDFLAGCAGGVAGVLVGHPFDTVKVRLQVQSAEKPRYRGTLHCFQSIIKQESVLGLYKGLGSPLMGLTFINALVFGVQGNTLRVLGHDSPLHQFVAGAAAGAIQCVICCPMELAKTRLQLQAAGPARAYRGSLDCLAQIYRREGLRGVNRGMVSTLLRETPSFGVYFLTYDALTRALGCEPGARLLVPKLLLAGGTAGIASWLSTYPVDVVKSRLQADGVQGAPRYRGLLDCARQSYAAEGWRVFTRGLASTLLRAFPVNAATFATVTAVLGCARGPAPAPAPEHDEAAPGPALAQPSGL; this is encoded by the exons gtgCGGCTGCAGGTGCAGAGCGCGGAGAAGCCCCGTTACCGAGGGACCCTGCACTGCTTCCAGTCCATCATCAAGCAGGAGAGT gtgctgggcttgtACAAAGGCCTGGGCTCGCCCCTCATGGGGCTCACCTTCATCAACGCGCTGGTGTTCGGGGTGCAGGGCAACACCCTCCGCGTGCTGGGCCACGACTCCCCGCTCCACCAGTTcgtggcgggggcggcggcgggcgccatCCAGTGCGTCATCTGCTGCCCCATGGAGCTGGCCAAGACGCGGCTGCAGCTGCAGGCGGCGGGCCCGGCGCGCGCCTACCGCGGCTCCCTGGACTGCCTGGCCCAGATCTACCGGCGGGAGGGGCTGCGGGGCGTCAACCGGGGCATGGTGTCCACGCTGCTGCGCGAGACGCCCAGCTTCGGCGTCTACTTCCTCACCTACGACGCGCTGACGCGCGCGCTGGGCTGCGAGCCGGGCGCCCGCCTGCTGGTGCCCAAGCTGCTGCTGGCGGGCGGCACGGCGGGCATCGCCTCCTGGCTCTCCACCTACCCCGTGGACGTGGTCAAGTCGCGGCTGCAGGCCGACGGGGTGCAGGGCGCCCCGCGCTACCGCGGCCTGCTGGACTGCGCGCGCCAGAGCTACGCGGCCGAGGGCTGGCGCGTGTTCACGCGGGGGCTCGCCTCCACGCTGCTGCGCGCCTTCCCCGTCAACGCCGCCACCTTCGCCACCGTCACCGCCGTGCTGGGCTgcgcccggggccccgcgcccgcgcccgcgcccgagCACGACgaggccgccccgggccccgcgctggCGCAGCCCTCGGGCCTGTGA
- the Slc25a29 gene encoding mitochondrial basic amino acids transporter isoform X3 — protein MGLTFINALVFGVQGNTLRVLGHDSPLHQFVAGAAAGAIQCVICCPMELAKTRLQLQAAGPARAYRGSLDCLAQIYRREGLRGVNRGMVSTLLRETPSFGVYFLTYDALTRALGCEPGARLLVPKLLLAGGTAGIASWLSTYPVDVVKSRLQADGVQGAPRYRGLLDCARQSYAAEGWRVFTRGLASTLLRAFPVNAATFATVTAVLGCARGPAPAPAPEHDEAAPGPALAQPSGL, from the coding sequence ATGGGGCTCACCTTCATCAACGCGCTGGTGTTCGGGGTGCAGGGCAACACCCTCCGCGTGCTGGGCCACGACTCCCCGCTCCACCAGTTcgtggcgggggcggcggcgggcgccatCCAGTGCGTCATCTGCTGCCCCATGGAGCTGGCCAAGACGCGGCTGCAGCTGCAGGCGGCGGGCCCGGCGCGCGCCTACCGCGGCTCCCTGGACTGCCTGGCCCAGATCTACCGGCGGGAGGGGCTGCGGGGCGTCAACCGGGGCATGGTGTCCACGCTGCTGCGCGAGACGCCCAGCTTCGGCGTCTACTTCCTCACCTACGACGCGCTGACGCGCGCGCTGGGCTGCGAGCCGGGCGCCCGCCTGCTGGTGCCCAAGCTGCTGCTGGCGGGCGGCACGGCGGGCATCGCCTCCTGGCTCTCCACCTACCCCGTGGACGTGGTCAAGTCGCGGCTGCAGGCCGACGGGGTGCAGGGCGCCCCGCGCTACCGCGGCCTGCTGGACTGCGCGCGCCAGAGCTACGCGGCCGAGGGCTGGCGCGTGTTCACGCGGGGGCTCGCCTCCACGCTGCTGCGCGCCTTCCCCGTCAACGCCGCCACCTTCGCCACCGTCACCGCCGTGCTGGGCTgcgcccggggccccgcgcccgcgcccgcgcccgagCACGACgaggccgccccgggccccgcgctggCGCAGCCCTCGGGCCTGTGA